One window from the genome of Chitinispirillum alkaliphilum encodes:
- a CDS encoding metallophosphatase, with amino-acid sequence MQAVISDIKKRSVNRIVCLGDIVGYYPNPQKCIELVRKHVDICVAGNHDYAAIEKIHTNNFSFYAFAAMEWTKRHISDKDKNFLASLPLTVEENGMFFTHSSPSNPRDWSYVFPDSEEAVFEAFNSLMYHLNFIGHTHWPSIMVKKEDRIVLSSDHSTWVKDCRAYLVNVGSVGQPRDFDRRSSYVLYDTETTKLSIMRVKYNYKITQKKIRECHLPLFLAERLEKGR; translated from the coding sequence TTGCAGGCGGTTATTTCAGATATCAAAAAGCGTTCTGTAAATAGAATAGTTTGCCTTGGGGATATTGTGGGATATTATCCTAATCCCCAGAAGTGTATTGAACTGGTGAGGAAGCATGTGGATATATGTGTAGCCGGGAACCATGATTATGCTGCAATCGAAAAAATTCATACAAATAATTTCTCTTTTTATGCGTTTGCGGCAATGGAATGGACCAAGCGTCATATTTCAGACAAAGACAAAAATTTTCTCGCTTCACTGCCCTTAACCGTTGAAGAGAACGGGATGTTTTTCACACATTCCTCTCCATCCAATCCCCGTGACTGGTCCTACGTTTTCCCCGACAGCGAGGAAGCGGTATTTGAAGCGTTTAACAGCCTTATGTATCACCTCAATTTTATTGGTCACACTCATTGGCCATCAATTATGGTTAAAAAAGAGGATCGTATCGTCTTGAGTTCCGATCACTCCACATGGGTAAAAGATTGCAGAGCTTATCTGGTCAATGTCGGCAGTGTAGGGCAGCCAAGGGATTTTGATCGCAGAAGCAGCTACGTTTTATACGATACAGAAACTACAAAACTATCTATTATGAGAGTCAAGTACAATTACAAGATAACCCAAAAGAAGATTCGAGAGTGTCATTTGCCGCTTTTTCTGGCTGAAAGGCTTGAAAAGGGGCGTTAA
- a CDS encoding phosphoesterase → MHDTNQNKDSYMAKVSELKKRLLPATSVLILTHDYPDPDCIASAYGMSYLLSFWGVKSSVISFGGFVGRAENRAMIRYLNIPTVPFVLTEVSDFDRIILVDCYPGKGNVSLPAEAKVDAVIDHHPNEPGCKVPFFCDIRSDIGATSTIITRYLQEQNCPILPNMATALFYGIKTDTGDMSREISKDDHECYKLLFDKMNHQIFSKIENPDRGLEFFKILHQATESAVYYDTLGYTHLGNVSSPDYIAEMADLFHSLEKLEWMICSGIFKNQIFFSIRSKKENRAGKNAELLAKTFNGSGGGHSRVAAGRIPLRGDDKAKALEIFVDTIEKIFEIQHADRKTLL, encoded by the coding sequence ATGCACGATACTAATCAAAACAAAGACAGCTACATGGCCAAAGTTTCAGAGTTAAAGAAAAGACTGCTCCCTGCCACTTCTGTACTTATCCTTACCCATGATTATCCCGACCCAGACTGCATTGCCTCAGCATATGGAATGTCATATCTGCTCTCATTCTGGGGGGTCAAATCTTCGGTTATCTCTTTTGGTGGTTTTGTGGGAAGAGCTGAGAACAGAGCGATGATCCGCTACCTGAATATCCCCACGGTTCCTTTTGTGCTTACTGAGGTGAGCGATTTTGACCGGATAATTCTCGTGGACTGCTATCCGGGAAAAGGAAATGTGTCACTTCCGGCAGAAGCTAAGGTAGATGCAGTAATTGATCATCACCCCAATGAGCCTGGATGTAAGGTTCCTTTTTTCTGTGATATTCGAAGCGATATTGGTGCTACCTCAACCATTATAACCAGGTATCTTCAGGAGCAAAACTGCCCGATTTTACCCAACATGGCAACGGCGCTCTTTTACGGCATAAAAACCGATACCGGAGATATGAGCAGGGAAATAAGCAAAGATGACCATGAATGCTACAAACTTCTCTTCGACAAAATGAACCATCAGATTTTTTCTAAAATTGAAAACCCCGACAGAGGATTGGAATTTTTCAAAATACTCCACCAGGCCACCGAATCTGCAGTTTATTATGACACCTTGGGCTATACCCACTTAGGCAACGTTAGCTCTCCTGATTATATCGCAGAAATGGCTGATCTTTTCCACAGTCTGGAAAAACTGGAATGGATGATCTGCTCAGGAATCTTTAAAAACCAGATATTCTTCTCTATCCGTTCCAAAAAAGAAAACAGAGCAGGAAAAAATGCAGAGCTGCTTGCAAAAACTTTCAACGGAAGTGGCGGCGGTCACTCAAGAGTAGCGGCGGGGAGAATCCCTCTCAGGGGCGACGATAAAGCTAAAGCTCTGGAGATTTTCGTAGATACAATCGAAAAAATATTTGAAATTCAGCATGCAGACAGAAAAACTCTTTTGTAA
- a CDS encoding Iron-sulfur cluster assembly scaffold protein NifU: protein MWEYTEKVRDHYLNPRNSGEIKNPDGLGEIGNITCGDALRLTFKLDKDGKVEDMKFKTFGCGSAIASASVLTELCIGKTIEEIKKISNNDIAEALGGLPREKMHCSVMGEEALEAAIKYYENGGVTAAPVEKEGTVVCTCFNITDLEIQKAVRDNNLTTIEDVTNFTKAGGACGNCKDDIQKIIDSMTGKAASSKTKQKPARLTTLQKIDMIRTVLENDVKPVLQQDGGDCELIDVDGNDVYIRFKGQCSGCAFSSMTLISVVEKNLKQKVSDQLSIKVEE from the coding sequence ATGTGGGAATACACTGAAAAAGTTCGTGATCACTACCTTAACCCAAGGAATTCCGGTGAAATAAAAAATCCCGACGGTCTCGGTGAGATCGGCAACATTACCTGCGGTGATGCACTTCGTCTTACATTCAAACTTGACAAAGATGGTAAAGTTGAGGACATGAAATTCAAAACATTTGGTTGTGGAAGTGCAATAGCATCAGCCAGTGTTCTTACCGAATTGTGCATTGGCAAAACAATCGAAGAGATCAAAAAGATCAGCAATAACGATATCGCTGAGGCTCTGGGGGGGCTGCCCAGAGAAAAAATGCATTGCAGTGTGATGGGAGAGGAAGCACTTGAAGCGGCCATAAAGTACTATGAAAATGGCGGTGTTACGGCTGCTCCTGTTGAAAAAGAGGGCACGGTTGTTTGCACCTGTTTTAATATCACAGATCTGGAAATACAGAAAGCTGTCCGGGACAATAATCTCACCACAATAGAAGACGTTACTAACTTCACCAAAGCTGGTGGAGCATGCGGGAACTGTAAGGATGATATTCAGAAAATCATTGACAGTATGACCGGAAAAGCAGCTTCTTCAAAAACTAAACAGAAACCCGCTCGTCTTACCACGCTCCAAAAAATAGATATGATTCGCACAGTTCTTGAAAATGATGTTAAGCCGGTTCTTCAACAGGACGGGGGTGACTGTGAACTTATCGACGTTGACGGCAACGATGTGTACATACGTTTCAAAGGTCAGTGCTCAGGCTGTGCATTCTCATCAATGACCCTTATATCTGTTGTGGAGAAAAATCTTAAACAAAAAGTTTCTGATCAGCTCAGTATAAAAGTTGAAGAGTAA
- a CDS encoding NADP-dependent malic enzyme — MLTKQDALDYHEKNRAGKIEVISSKPCSTQQDLSLAYTPGVAEPCRAIQQNPDNAYRYTARGNLVAVVTNGTAVLGLGDIGPLAGKPVMEGKGILFKRFADIDVFDIELDVSDPDEFIRIVKSMEPTFGGINLEDIKAPECFYIEEKLKESMNIPVFHDDQHGTAIISGAALINGALLQNKKLSEMKVVFSGAGAAAISCALLYVRLGVKLENILLVDSKGVIYKGRTEGMNKYKEPFAADTNKRTLAQAMEGADCFAGLSMAGLVTPEMVESMADNPLIFAMANPDPEIGYNQACAVREDLIMATGRSDFPNQVNNVLGFPFIFRGALDVHSSCINEEMKVAATEALASLARKEDIPDSVLQAYGLESLSFGPEYIIPKPMDPRILIEESIAVAKAAIDTGVARVKQFDFIRYRKDLEKLADKIST; from the coding sequence ATGCTCACAAAACAAGATGCCCTCGATTATCATGAAAAAAACAGAGCAGGGAAAATTGAAGTAATTTCAAGTAAACCCTGCAGCACTCAGCAGGATCTCTCACTAGCCTATACCCCGGGAGTTGCCGAACCATGCAGAGCAATTCAACAAAACCCTGATAATGCTTACAGATACACTGCAAGAGGCAATCTGGTTGCGGTTGTGACAAACGGAACCGCAGTGCTTGGACTTGGTGATATCGGTCCGCTTGCAGGCAAACCGGTTATGGAAGGTAAAGGTATTCTTTTCAAAAGGTTTGCAGACATTGATGTATTTGACATAGAGCTTGATGTCAGTGATCCTGATGAATTTATCAGAATTGTCAAAAGCATGGAACCCACATTTGGAGGTATCAATCTTGAAGATATCAAGGCACCCGAATGTTTCTATATCGAAGAAAAACTAAAAGAGAGCATGAACATTCCCGTTTTTCATGATGATCAGCATGGGACTGCCATAATTTCAGGAGCAGCACTGATAAATGGTGCACTGCTGCAAAATAAAAAACTCTCTGAAATGAAAGTTGTATTTTCGGGTGCCGGAGCTGCTGCGATCTCCTGCGCTTTACTTTATGTAAGACTGGGTGTTAAGCTGGAAAATATCCTTCTTGTGGACAGTAAAGGTGTAATATACAAAGGTCGCACAGAAGGGATGAATAAATACAAGGAACCTTTTGCCGCAGATACAAATAAAAGAACCCTGGCACAGGCGATGGAAGGTGCAGACTGTTTTGCAGGATTGAGTATGGCAGGACTTGTCACACCGGAAATGGTGGAGAGCATGGCAGACAATCCCTTGATTTTTGCCATGGCCAATCCCGATCCGGAGATTGGCTATAACCAGGCCTGCGCAGTAAGAGAAGACCTTATCATGGCAACCGGCAGAAGTGATTTTCCCAATCAGGTTAATAATGTACTGGGTTTTCCCTTTATTTTCAGAGGAGCCCTCGATGTACACTCAAGCTGCATAAATGAAGAGATGAAAGTTGCAGCGACCGAAGCACTGGCTTCACTCGCAAGAAAAGAGGATATACCAGATTCTGTACTCCAGGCCTATGGACTGGAGTCGCTCTCCTTTGGGCCAGAATACATTATTCCAAAACCAATGGATCCAAGAATATTGATTGAAGAGAGCATTGCTGTTGCAAAGGCTGCAATTGACACCGGAGTAGCACGGGTAAAACAATTCGATTTCATCAGGTACAGAAAAGATCTGGAGAAGCTCGCTGATAAGATCAGTACATGA
- a CDS encoding fumarate hydratase subunit alpha, producing MKIPNKQVNMRIIEYVSVVNAVRDLCINAASSLPSDVVDRINEAYDQEPFPRARYLISQIIENSKLSVSSGMPLCQDTGLAIYFISLGEGIRIEGGSLTDAVNEGTRRGYNEGYLRKSIVKDPLFSRTNTGDNTPAVIHIDPVPGDSLTITLLPKGGGCENMSYLGMLKPSDGREGVVKFVTDCVVRSGGNPCPPVVVGIGIGGTADKACYLAKKSLLRDIGSVHEDPCYAGLETEILENLNQSGIGPLGLGGKITALAVHIEHFPCHIASLPVAVSLNCHSARKASLIL from the coding sequence ATGAAAATTCCCAATAAGCAGGTGAACATGAGGATCATTGAATACGTATCGGTTGTAAATGCAGTCAGGGATCTGTGCATCAATGCTGCTTCGAGTCTGCCTTCTGATGTTGTTGACAGGATAAACGAGGCTTATGATCAGGAACCATTTCCAAGAGCCCGTTATCTGATCAGCCAGATAATTGAAAACAGTAAACTAAGTGTTTCTTCGGGAATGCCGTTATGCCAGGATACCGGCCTTGCCATTTATTTCATATCACTTGGAGAAGGTATCCGCATTGAGGGTGGGTCATTAACGGATGCAGTAAATGAAGGTACCCGAAGAGGGTATAACGAGGGGTATCTTCGCAAATCAATAGTGAAAGATCCCCTGTTTTCAAGAACAAATACAGGGGATAACACTCCGGCTGTCATTCACATTGATCCCGTTCCAGGAGATTCCCTGACTATCACTCTGCTCCCCAAAGGTGGAGGATGTGAAAACATGAGTTATCTTGGGATGCTTAAACCATCTGATGGCCGGGAAGGGGTGGTGAAATTTGTTACCGATTGCGTAGTTCGTTCAGGAGGAAATCCGTGTCCTCCCGTAGTTGTAGGTATAGGGATAGGAGGAACTGCTGATAAAGCCTGTTATCTTGCAAAGAAATCTCTTCTGCGTGATATTGGAAGTGTACATGAAGACCCGTGTTATGCCGGTCTTGAAACAGAGATACTGGAAAATCTTAATCAAAGCGGCATCGGCCCGTTAGGGTTGGGTGGAAAAATCACCGCACTTGCCGTGCATATTGAACACTTCCCTTGTCATATCGCAAGCCTCCCAGTTGCAGTTAGTCTCAACTGTCACTCAGCACGCAAAGCTTCATTAATTCTGTAA
- a CDS encoding fumarate hydratase subunit beta, with translation MKIKELTTPLDKKTTELLKAGDLVHLSGTILTARDAAHKRLLSLLEEGKPLPVNLEEAVIYYAGPTPPRPGCIIGSAGPTTSSRMDRYTPALLEKTGFSAMIGKGNRSPEVTEAIKNHNSIYFTATGGAGALISTCIQSSEIICYEDLGPEAIYKLKVKNFPLIVAIDTLGNNLYTDGPEEYRQVYQ, from the coding sequence ATGAAAATTAAAGAACTTACTACGCCCCTGGACAAGAAAACAACAGAACTGCTTAAAGCAGGTGATCTTGTCCATTTAAGCGGAACCATACTTACCGCAAGGGACGCTGCTCATAAAAGGCTTCTCTCTCTTCTTGAAGAGGGTAAACCACTGCCGGTAAACCTTGAAGAGGCAGTTATTTACTATGCAGGCCCTACCCCACCCCGCCCCGGATGTATCATCGGCAGTGCGGGACCCACTACCAGTTCACGAATGGATCGCTACACTCCGGCACTGTTGGAAAAAACCGGGTTTTCGGCAATGATTGGCAAAGGAAACAGAAGTCCAGAAGTAACAGAGGCAATAAAAAATCATAATTCCATCTACTTTACAGCCACAGGGGGAGCCGGAGCTTTAATATCCACATGCATACAGTCCTCGGAGATAATCTGTTATGAAGATCTGGGGCCTGAGGCAATTTACAAACTTAAGGTAAAAAATTTTCCTCTGATTGTTGCAATCGACACATTGGGAAATAACCTCTATACAGATGGTCCTGAAGAGTACAGACAAGTTTACCAATAG
- a CDS encoding Glycosyl transferase, group 2 family protein, whose translation MQLTLIIVFWFSIFVLAYSYAIYPFLLIIFSRFFSKPVKTDEHFTPTVGVLVPAYNEENVIKRKIDNILSIDYPAEKISVWVGSDCSSDKTEEIVENYGDSRVHLWRAPQRGGKTGVLNRLAPIIDSEIILFTDANTMHHADCLRAIVRNFADPQVGGVAGHVEHITTSGEENAESLYRFFESKQKLMEGKIHSTISAFGGFYALRKKLFAPIPANAYSNDDVLIPMSVVRRGYRVIYETEAVSEEDLAEKIAAEFSRRVRIGAGNFQAFFWLMDFLNPLRGWPWFCYLSHKVTRWFSPHFFILAVLSCSLLVVWNESVVYRTIFSAGTVLILSGIINKYFPLKLCRHVFYFLTMNSALFLGFFRFAGGIKTAAWSRTERTC comes from the coding sequence ATGCAATTGACACTTATTATAGTTTTTTGGTTTTCAATCTTTGTTTTAGCATACTCCTATGCCATTTACCCTTTTCTTTTAATTATCTTTAGCAGATTTTTTTCTAAACCGGTAAAAACCGATGAACATTTTACGCCAACAGTTGGTGTTCTGGTTCCCGCTTACAATGAAGAAAATGTGATTAAGAGGAAAATAGACAATATACTCTCTATTGATTATCCAGCCGAAAAAATTTCAGTTTGGGTGGGTTCTGACTGTTCATCGGATAAAACCGAAGAGATTGTAGAAAATTACGGCGACAGCAGAGTACATCTCTGGAGAGCTCCGCAAAGGGGAGGGAAAACCGGTGTACTAAACCGGTTGGCACCTATAATTGATTCTGAAATAATACTTTTCACAGATGCAAATACTATGCACCACGCCGATTGCCTCAGGGCAATAGTCAGAAATTTTGCAGACCCTCAGGTGGGTGGAGTTGCAGGACATGTTGAACATATAACCACCTCTGGAGAAGAGAATGCAGAATCATTGTACAGGTTTTTTGAATCAAAACAGAAACTTATGGAAGGTAAAATACATTCAACAATCTCTGCATTTGGCGGCTTTTATGCATTGAGAAAAAAACTGTTTGCACCAATTCCGGCAAATGCTTATTCAAATGATGATGTGTTAATTCCAATGAGTGTGGTCAGGCGAGGGTACAGAGTCATTTACGAAACTGAAGCCGTTTCAGAGGAGGATCTTGCAGAAAAAATCGCTGCAGAATTTTCAAGAAGAGTAAGAATCGGGGCCGGGAATTTTCAGGCTTTTTTCTGGCTAATGGATTTTCTCAACCCTCTGAGGGGATGGCCATGGTTTTGTTATCTCTCACATAAAGTGACAAGATGGTTTTCGCCTCACTTTTTCATTCTTGCGGTCCTCTCATGCTCTCTGCTTGTTGTTTGGAATGAATCGGTTGTTTACAGAACTATATTTTCCGCAGGAACGGTTCTGATACTCTCAGGTATTATAAACAAATATTTCCCCCTTAAACTTTGCAGGCATGTGTTCTATTTCCTTACTATGAACAGCGCTCTCTTCCTTGGGTTCTTCCGCTTTGCTGGTGGAATAAAAACTGCAGCATGGAGCAGGACAGAACGTACATGTTAA